A segment of the Ignavibacteriota bacterium genome:
TTTTGGGATACGTGCTCAAGGACAGCATCGGGCCCGATATCGTTCGCGGTCTCGAGGCAGTGCTGCGTGGCGAGTACTACATCAGCTCCTCGCTTATCCGCCACACTGTGCACCGCACCCGGGGTGGGCCTACGGGGCGGACATCACACGGGCTCGACCAGTTGACTCCCGCCGAGCAAAAAGTCTTCGACCTTATCTCGCAATCGAAAACATCGAATCAGATCGCCGAGGAGCTGCGGGTGAGCCATCGCACGGTGGAGCATCACCGCGAGCATATCTGTCAAAAGCTCAATCTCTCGGGAAGCTACGCGTTGCTGCGCTACGCGCTCGAGAGGCGGGCATTGCCGGGGCAACCGACGTGAAGAATATTTTTCGGTGGCGCTATATACTTTCCCTCGCGCTGTTCCTGCTTCTTTGCGGCAGCGCCTGCGCGCAACAGCCGGACGACGTCGAAACCTATCGCCTGCAACACGCGCGGATCAAGGCCGCGGTGCAGCGGCAGGCGCTTGCGGCACTGCTGCTGTTGCGCCGGCTCGACAGTGTCGGTGCGGAGACACGAGCGGAGCAGGCGAACATTCTCGAGCTTGTCGACATGCAGCGCGAACAGCTCGCGCTGCGCGACGACAGCGCGCGTGCCCTGGCCGCGGCCGCCGCTGAGCTTGCACGGAACGCGCCCGCGGCCACACGCGGTTCCGCCGCGGCCGCACTCGAGGCCATACACGAAGACCGGCGCAGCATCGACACGTATCTCGAATACGTGTCCCTCTTTCGGAAGAAATTTAATACGGCGCCGCACGGTGGGACGGCCGTGTCGGGCCTGCCCGGACCGGTTCAGGGACAGGTGCGTGTCGGCGTGGGTGACGCATCATATACAACGTCCGGACCCGCGGCCGCGCGGCAGCGCACGAGTTCGCGCGCGCTCGACGCAACCGCATCGATGATGTTGTCGGAGCGCAGCACCGCCTCGATGGCACTGCGACATACGGGGACGGTGATGCGCACACCGTACACCTCCACAGATGTGCGCCTCGGCTACGCGTATCGCGACGGCAATGATATATACATCGACAACAGCGCGAGCATCGGTGTGTATTCCGACGAGGCCTTCGCGCAGAACGAGTTCACGCAGTACGTCATGGCGAGTACGCTGCAGGCCGGACTCGGGTCAGGCACGCGCCTCGCCGCCTCCGCCGTCCTCGACGGGAAATCCTATCACAACACGTCCGGCAACAACTTCGGAGGTTTGCGTGCCCAGTCGCGCGTGACTTTCGGCGAGGCGCAGGCGTCCGTTTTTGCCGTGGGGCTCGACGGCGGATATCAGGCGGGGGCGGCCCCGTCGATGCGGTACTCGCGCCTCGCGCCGCATGCGCAGTATAGCATGCGACAGGGGAACGGAGCACTGCATCTGCGCGCCGAAGGTGAGAGCGTGGGTTACACGGGTGACGCGGCGATCAACAATTACTCGCGGGAACAGCTCGAGGCCGTGTGGTCGCAGCCCGCGCTGCAGCGGCGGCTCACGGTGACGGCAAAACAGTATGCGCACAACCCCGCCGCCGATTATCTGCGCGGCGAGTCCGCCCTGCGCTGGGATACACGCGGTGCCGCCACGTCGTACACGTCGGCCTCCTGCGCCGTGACACATTATACGCGGCTCTCGGATTTTGGGAGCGACTTCGGTGACGCGCGTTTTGATCATGCACGCAACGGCGAAACCTGGGCGATCGACGCCCATGTGTACAGCCGCGTCTGGTTCAATCAACGCGACACCGTGCCGCGCGATCATGTGATCGACGCCGTCATGTCCGTCTCCTGGACAACGCCGTACGGACGAATCGGTCCCACTGCCGGAGCGCATGTGCTTCTTCGACCGGGTGTATCGGTGTTTGCGCGTGATGGTGGCAGCTACCGCGCAGGTATTCAGGCCACATCCGATTTTACAGTGTCCATCGTCCGCTGCACGGCCATGCTGCGCTACGAAGTGACACTCGCCTACAATCCGGAACTGAGCATCGACCAAAACACCGGCATCACACGGATCGGAATCCTGCGCGACAGGTATCCGACCACGCTGCAGTACAGTGTGCGCGCATCCGCTCCGGTGTTGCCCGCGCTCGATCTCACGCTCGACGTCCATCACTACACGATACACACGGATATGGATGATCAGACGAGCATCAATCCCGTCACGCGCAGATCCCAATTCTCCATGCTGCTGGGTGCGCAGTACCGTTTCGGCCTCTGAATCCGAACCCTCCATCGCGCAGAAAGCCCCCCGATGAACACACATACACGCTTCGTCTCCGCCGCGCGCATCGTTCTCGCCGCCGCATGTCTGATCTGGCCGTGCACGCTTCTTCACACACAGAGTATCATTGCGACAAAGACGGAACTCGCGTTCGGGCGTGATCCGACGGCGCGTTTTGTTCCGCTGCTGCCGGGTGTCGCGGCTGTCGATCCGGGCAGCGCGGTGCTCACCGCGTCCACGCCGCTCGTGTGGAGGCATCCGAGCACCGGGCGACTCTACGCCGATGTCGCTTCAGGCACGATCGTGCCCGGGCAGTTGCTCGACGGCGATCTGCTCGCGGCCTACGGCTGCCAGTCCAGCATCCGCTACGAAGCGCCGAATCATC
Coding sequences within it:
- a CDS encoding response regulator transcription factor, which produces MRQMEQKRIVLADDHPIVREGLREIIERDHRFRVDAEAGDGEQALRLARELLPHAVILDVEMPKMSGLDVAQHIQTQELPVAVLILTMFNHESVFNRAMDIGVLGYVLKDSIGPDIVRGLEAVLRGEYYISSSLIRHTVHRTRGGPTGRTSHGLDQLTPAEQKVFDLISQSKTSNQIAEELRVSHRTVEHHREHICQKLNLSGSYALLRYALERRALPGQPT